The proteins below come from a single Halostagnicola larsenii XH-48 genomic window:
- a CDS encoding DUF5518 domain-containing protein encodes MANWRAVFIGFVTTIVLSIVGLAIPGIGQLVAGLGGGFVAGFIAGGGLLRGAWHGLLAGALGGIIGAFLLGVVVSLTGLALGPIGGLLGVGVFAFATAIALIMALESALAGAIGGVLSG; translated from the coding sequence ATGGCTAACTGGCGTGCCGTTTTCATCGGCTTCGTGACCACGATTGTCCTCTCGATCGTTGGACTGGCAATTCCCGGGATCGGTCAACTCGTCGCCGGCCTGGGAGGCGGGTTCGTTGCCGGATTCATCGCCGGCGGCGGCCTGCTTCGGGGCGCTTGGCACGGCCTCCTCGCGGGCGCGCTCGGCGGTATCATCGGCGCATTCCTCCTGGGTGTCGTCGTCAGTCTGACCGGTCTCGCGCTCGGCCCCATCGGCGGCCTGCTCGGCGTAGGCGTCTTCGCCTTCGCGACAGCTATCGCCCTGATCATGGCACTCGAGAGCGCGCTCGCCGGCGCTATCGGCGGCGTACTCTCCGGCTGA
- a CDS encoding NOG1 family protein, producing the protein MIFEDLPTTPTSEELIDKAFSRAARSGNAKSGLEAQQSMLQTAANIMSDNLENVVTAWPDFEYDVDPFYYELADAILDVSIAHSDGSGDDEPTTGVDALRQSLSQVSWAGRKTREIHEEYQSRLRKTDIDTARKHRQQAFARLADIVEQVDEHLRLINDARNELRDLPEINADEPTIVVAGYPNVGKSSLVNDVTNARGETDSYPFTTTGIGLGHFERDHIRYQIVDTPGLLDRPPQERNEIESQAVSALEHLADCVLVLLDPSGECGYPIESQLELRDAIEDQFENVPVLTIGNKADRSRDVEAEYYMSVETGENVETVLEAAIEAISYEPELPFDG; encoded by the coding sequence ATGATTTTCGAAGACCTTCCGACGACGCCGACGTCGGAAGAGCTGATCGACAAGGCGTTTTCGCGGGCGGCCCGCTCGGGCAACGCCAAGAGCGGCCTCGAGGCCCAGCAGTCGATGCTCCAGACGGCGGCGAACATTATGTCGGACAACCTGGAGAACGTCGTGACCGCGTGGCCGGATTTCGAGTACGACGTCGACCCGTTTTATTACGAACTCGCCGACGCGATTCTGGACGTCTCCATCGCCCACTCCGATGGGTCGGGAGACGACGAACCGACGACCGGGGTCGACGCGCTACGACAGAGCCTCTCGCAGGTCAGTTGGGCCGGCCGAAAGACCCGCGAGATTCACGAGGAGTACCAGTCGCGACTCCGTAAAACCGACATCGACACCGCACGAAAGCACCGCCAGCAGGCGTTCGCGCGACTCGCCGATATCGTCGAACAGGTCGACGAACACCTCCGGCTGATCAACGACGCGCGCAACGAGCTTCGAGACCTCCCCGAGATCAACGCCGACGAACCGACGATCGTGGTCGCCGGCTACCCGAACGTCGGCAAATCTTCGCTCGTCAACGACGTGACCAACGCCCGCGGCGAGACGGATTCGTATCCGTTCACGACGACCGGAATTGGACTCGGACACTTCGAACGGGATCACATCCGCTACCAGATCGTCGACACGCCGGGGCTGCTCGACCGTCCCCCACAGGAGCGAAACGAGATCGAATCGCAGGCCGTCAGCGCCTTAGAGCACCTCGCCGACTGCGTCCTCGTCCTGCTCGACCCCAGCGGCGAGTGTGGCTACCCGATCGAGTCCCAACTCGAGTTGCGCGACGCCATCGAGGACCAGTTCGAGAACGTGCCCGTCCTCACGATCGGCAACAAAGCGGACCGATCGCGGGACGTCGAAGCGGAGTACTACATGAGCGTCGAAACCGGCGAGAACGTCGAGACGGTCCTCGAGGCGGCGATCGAGGCTATCAGTTACGAGCCGGAGTTACCCTTCGACGGCTGA
- a CDS encoding DUF389 domain-containing protein, protein MRLVHVTVSDTRQDAVRAALEERQFTFTVVPTADDGVMFEIPVPSNAVGDVLDELEAAEVDLEQYTVVASAEAAMTTTSETLEREYAGRYKPMTAIELRTKARDLSRDTASYAALMVLSALIATAGLLIGSPAIVVGSMVIAPIIGPALTASVGTVTGDRKMIADSLWMQLYGLVLAIAAAAALAAAFRFGGFVPAELELPALELFGVRLAPNMLSLVVAVAAGLSAGIGLTTKGPTSIIGVMIAAALIPTAAATGVSIAWIELELAIGTAILLCVTMVVINLAVLTVLVLLGYVSRERASPEGDLDRSLVATGLLALVVVALTLSVGFATVQQVGVDREVAASVEETLEDPAYGNLTAVSVQTQYSDMSPYTGPRSVTVVVSQAGAADTSTFATDVAETIEENTGEDIDVRVEPIEYESASVRER, encoded by the coding sequence GTGCGTCTCGTTCACGTCACCGTCTCAGATACGCGCCAGGACGCGGTCCGAGCGGCGCTCGAGGAGAGGCAGTTCACGTTCACCGTCGTCCCGACCGCCGATGACGGCGTCATGTTCGAAATCCCCGTTCCGAGTAACGCGGTCGGGGACGTTCTCGACGAACTCGAGGCGGCCGAGGTCGATCTCGAACAGTACACCGTCGTTGCCAGCGCCGAGGCGGCGATGACGACGACTTCGGAGACGCTCGAGCGGGAGTACGCAGGACGGTACAAACCGATGACGGCGATCGAGCTTCGGACGAAAGCTCGCGACCTGAGCAGGGATACCGCCTCTTACGCGGCGTTGATGGTTTTGAGTGCGCTCATCGCAACGGCGGGGTTGTTGATCGGTTCGCCTGCGATCGTCGTCGGTTCGATGGTGATCGCGCCGATCATCGGGCCGGCGTTGACCGCCAGCGTCGGGACCGTGACCGGCGACCGAAAGATGATCGCCGATAGTCTCTGGATGCAACTCTACGGGCTCGTGCTGGCTATCGCCGCCGCAGCGGCGCTCGCAGCGGCGTTTCGCTTCGGCGGCTTCGTCCCGGCCGAACTCGAGCTCCCGGCACTCGAGCTGTTCGGCGTCCGACTCGCGCCGAACATGCTCTCGCTGGTCGTCGCCGTCGCGGCGGGGCTATCCGCAGGGATCGGGCTGACGACGAAGGGGCCGACCTCGATAATCGGCGTCATGATCGCAGCCGCGTTGATCCCGACAGCCGCGGCGACGGGGGTTTCGATTGCCTGGATCGAACTCGAACTCGCAATCGGAACGGCAATCTTGTTGTGCGTGACTATGGTCGTGATCAATCTCGCGGTACTCACCGTGTTGGTCCTCCTCGGCTACGTCTCTCGAGAGCGCGCATCACCGGAGGGTGACCTTGATCGATCCCTCGTCGCGACGGGACTACTCGCACTGGTCGTCGTCGCGCTCACGCTCTCGGTCGGGTTCGCGACCGTCCAACAGGTCGGCGTCGACAGGGAGGTCGCAGCGTCGGTCGAGGAGACCCTCGAGGACCCCGCCTACGGAAATCTCACCGCGGTGTCCGTACAGACGCAGTACTCAGACATGTCGCCGTACACCGGTCCGCGGAGCGTGACTGTCGTGGTGAGCCAGGCGGGTGCTGCGGATACCTCGACGTTCGCTACTGACGTCGCGGAAACCATCGAAGAAAACACGGGGGAGGATATCGACGTTCGCGTCGAACCGATCGAGTACGAATCGGCGTCCGTCCGTGAGCGCTGA
- a CDS encoding TIGR00341 family protein has translation MRLVQLTIPAGKRRTLLEALDEQGVDYVVTEETSDRDYTAVAYFPLPASAVEPVLDSIQEQGVDEDAYTVVVDAETVISRRFEALREEYENGDVESERISRQELQAEAESLTPSFDIYATMTVVSAIVATSGLLLDSAAVVVGSMVIAPLIGPALGASVGSVLDEEDLFLKSIKYQLVGVFLAILAAAVFALTVRVTNVVPPGLDISAVDEISERLAPDLLSLAVALGAGVAGIVSISTGISVALVGVMIAAALIPPAATVGIALAWGQPSAAIGSTVLVLVNVLSVNLAGLLTLWYAGYRPENLFELGPTQERVRRRVVGLVVIVLLFGVFLGGITYASYSAATFEENTREDIETLLEQPEYDGYQLLELEVVMDEDYPFLSPERVIVTIGGPPGETDPELADELHERVNRYGDDSIDVEVRYVEVAHR, from the coding sequence GTGCGGCTCGTACAGCTGACGATCCCGGCAGGGAAACGACGGACGCTCCTCGAGGCGCTCGACGAGCAGGGCGTCGATTACGTCGTCACCGAGGAGACGAGCGACCGCGATTACACGGCGGTCGCGTACTTCCCGCTCCCCGCGTCGGCGGTCGAACCCGTCCTCGATTCGATACAGGAACAGGGTGTCGACGAGGACGCCTACACCGTCGTCGTCGACGCTGAGACCGTCATCTCTCGCCGATTCGAGGCCCTTCGCGAGGAGTACGAAAACGGGGATGTCGAATCGGAGCGGATCTCGAGACAGGAACTCCAGGCCGAAGCGGAGTCGCTGACGCCGTCGTTCGACATCTACGCGACGATGACGGTTGTGAGCGCGATCGTGGCGACGTCAGGACTGTTGCTCGATTCGGCGGCGGTGGTCGTCGGTTCGATGGTGATCGCACCGCTGATCGGTCCGGCGCTGGGTGCCAGCGTCGGGTCCGTCCTCGACGAGGAAGACCTCTTTCTCAAGAGTATCAAGTACCAACTGGTCGGCGTCTTCCTCGCCATCCTCGCCGCTGCGGTATTCGCGCTGACCGTTCGGGTGACGAACGTCGTCCCGCCCGGGCTCGATATTTCGGCCGTCGACGAAATCTCCGAACGCCTCGCCCCGGATTTGCTCTCTCTGGCGGTCGCACTGGGCGCGGGCGTCGCCGGTATCGTCTCCATTTCGACCGGGATCTCGGTGGCACTCGTCGGCGTGATGATCGCGGCGGCGCTTATTCCGCCGGCCGCGACGGTCGGCATCGCCCTCGCGTGGGGCCAGCCTTCGGCGGCGATCGGATCGACGGTACTGGTGCTCGTCAACGTCCTGTCGGTGAACCTCGCGGGGTTGCTCACGCTCTGGTACGCGGGCTATCGCCCGGAGAACCTGTTCGAACTCGGCCCGACGCAGGAACGGGTCCGCCGTCGCGTGGTCGGATTAGTCGTCATCGTCCTCCTGTTCGGCGTGTTTCTGGGCGGGATTACCTACGCCTCGTACTCGGCGGCGACCTTCGAGGAGAACACTCGCGAGGACATCGAAACCCTTCTCGAGCAACCGGAGTACGACGGCTATCAGCTGCTCGAACTCGAGGTCGTGATGGACGAGGATTACCCGTTCTTGAGCCCCGAACGGGTGATCGTGACGATCGGCGGCCCACCCGGCGAAACGGATCCGGAGTTAGCCGACGAACTCCACGAGCGGGTCAATCGATACGGCGACGACTCGATCGATGTCGAAGTCCGGTACGTGGAGGTCGCACATCGGTGA
- the engB gene encoding GTP-binding protein EngB: MFENRPNRDAEVVLVGRSNVGKSTLMRELTGHSFDTGGKPGVTRSPNHYDWTAEDFVLTDLPGFGFMSGVEEDHREQIKTDIVRYLEEYADNVLVAVLVVDGKSVVDIIDRHTGPDSIPYDVEMYHFLQDIGIPTVVAVNKMDKVDDRDERLDELAERLGLYPPWKQWQETIAPISAKREQLEPMYEAVRTHLHEQERDDLFKFF; the protein is encoded by the coding sequence ATGTTCGAAAACCGCCCGAACCGCGACGCCGAAGTCGTCCTCGTCGGGCGCTCTAACGTCGGGAAGTCCACGCTCATGCGGGAGCTAACCGGCCACTCGTTCGACACCGGCGGCAAGCCGGGCGTCACCCGCTCGCCGAACCACTACGACTGGACGGCCGAAGATTTCGTCCTCACGGATCTCCCCGGATTTGGGTTCATGAGCGGCGTCGAGGAAGACCACCGCGAGCAGATCAAGACCGACATCGTCCGCTATCTCGAGGAGTACGCCGACAACGTCCTCGTCGCGGTGCTGGTCGTCGACGGCAAGAGCGTCGTCGACATCATCGACCGCCACACCGGGCCGGATTCGATCCCCTACGACGTCGAGATGTACCACTTCCTGCAGGACATAGGAATTCCGACCGTCGTCGCCGTCAACAAGATGGACAAGGTCGACGACCGCGACGAACGCCTCGACGAACTCGCCGAACGGCTCGGGCTCTATCCGCCGTGGAAGCAGTGGCAAGAGACCATCGCGCCGATCAGCGCAAAGCGCGAGCAACTCGAGCCGATGTACGAGGCCGTCCGCACCCACCTCCACGAACAGGAGCGCGACGACCTGTTCAAGTTTTTCTAA